The following are from one region of the Nocardioides marmotae genome:
- a CDS encoding peptidoglycan DD-metalloendopeptidase family protein, whose translation MRRYVIGLGGVYLLLLPGLLLVLGAASVSGPGCDTTVPADAPAAPGPSDSQASGYDLGPVTPRLLTLVGVLAPMFGIETVGGYRPSATDPDGHPAGRAADFMVPLTPAGTAQGDALAAHARSHAGQLGVDYVIWRQRIWSTARAAEGWRAMDDRGSATANHFDHVHINVAPGGDALAVPSGQSVFETTAADCPSPADSGSVWVAPLEAAPVTSPYGPRNNPVTGEPSFHDGVDYGGPCSTPFRAASAGVVVKAGPDPVYGHQIIVDHGQASGSEDRSSSIETRYGHMYARGLSVRVGDRVRTGQVIGSVGSDGWSTGCHLHFTVEVGGRTVDPLTFLADPPGAALGDVVLAHANLKVALSPRAFRTDLAAITAAAPDFVTLNEVANRTDSALAVPGYSFFRAPATAPANQTRSTAVLWRTARWTEVDAGRLRLVDHGPQRWDAGRSATWVVLQSAAGNRAAVVSVHHMINPARFGPQRVVRRQLYAEGMRRLQVLVEALSTHGPVLLAGDFNSQFAANDPWGPRVMLGAIGMRSTMEELGEVSTTDGGGAIDYVFFQPSALRAATQQTRPLNSDHDAVVATFRAAPQLSRRLGSRR comes from the coding sequence ATGCGTCGCTACGTCATCGGCCTGGGGGGCGTCTACCTCCTGCTGCTTCCGGGCTTGCTCCTGGTGCTCGGCGCCGCGTCGGTGAGCGGACCGGGGTGCGACACGACCGTGCCTGCCGACGCCCCAGCTGCCCCAGGTCCGTCCGACAGCCAGGCGTCGGGGTACGACCTCGGTCCGGTGACGCCCCGGCTGCTCACCCTGGTCGGCGTGCTGGCCCCGATGTTCGGCATCGAAACCGTCGGCGGCTACCGCCCCAGCGCCACCGACCCCGACGGTCATCCGGCGGGTCGGGCAGCTGACTTCATGGTTCCCCTGACACCTGCCGGCACGGCGCAGGGCGACGCGCTCGCTGCCCACGCCAGGAGCCATGCCGGTCAGCTCGGGGTCGACTACGTCATCTGGCGGCAGAGGATCTGGTCGACCGCACGCGCGGCCGAGGGCTGGCGCGCGATGGACGATCGGGGCTCCGCCACCGCGAACCACTTCGACCACGTCCACATCAACGTCGCCCCCGGCGGTGACGCGTTGGCCGTGCCCAGTGGTCAATCCGTTTTCGAAACAACCGCGGCCGACTGCCCTTCGCCCGCCGACTCCGGGAGTGTGTGGGTCGCGCCGCTGGAGGCCGCGCCGGTGACCAGCCCCTACGGCCCCAGGAACAACCCGGTCACCGGCGAGCCGAGCTTCCACGATGGTGTCGACTACGGCGGCCCGTGCTCAACGCCGTTTCGAGCCGCCTCCGCAGGCGTCGTGGTGAAGGCGGGCCCCGATCCCGTCTACGGCCACCAGATCATCGTCGACCACGGTCAAGCGTCCGGCTCCGAGGACCGGTCCAGCAGCATCGAGACTCGATACGGCCACATGTACGCCAGGGGACTGTCGGTCCGTGTCGGGGACCGCGTGAGGACGGGCCAGGTCATCGGCAGCGTCGGCAGTGACGGATGGTCCACCGGCTGCCACCTCCACTTCACGGTTGAGGTCGGTGGCAGGACCGTCGACCCCCTGACGTTTCTGGCCGATCCGCCTGGCGCCGCCTTGGGTGACGTGGTGCTTGCGCATGCCAACCTCAAGGTCGCCTTGTCACCCCGGGCCTTTCGCACCGACCTCGCGGCCATCACCGCAGCAGCCCCGGACTTCGTCACTCTCAACGAGGTTGCGAACCGCACTGACTCCGCCCTGGCCGTTCCCGGCTACAGCTTCTTCCGCGCCCCTGCCACGGCGCCGGCGAACCAGACCCGGTCGACGGCGGTGCTGTGGCGCACCGCCCGGTGGACCGAGGTCGACGCCGGACGACTGCGCTTGGTCGACCACGGACCGCAGCGTTGGGACGCTGGACGGTCGGCCACCTGGGTCGTGTTGCAGAGCGCCGCGGGGAACCGGGCTGCGGTCGTCTCGGTCCACCACATGATCAACCCGGCCAGGTTCGGTCCCCAGCGGGTCGTCCGCCGGCAGCTCTACGCCGAGGGCATGCGGCGCCTACAGGTGCTCGTCGAGGCCCTCTCGACACACGGGCCCGTCCTCCTGGCGGGCGACTTCAATTCACAGTTCGCCGCCAACGACCCGTGGGGTCCGCGGGTGATGCTCGGGGCCATCGGAATGCGGTCGACGATGGAGGAGCTCGGCGAGGTCAGCACCACCGACGGTGGCGGCGCGATCGACTACGTCTTCTTCCAGCCCAGCGCCCTGCGAGCAGCCACCCAGCAGACCCGACCCTTGAACTCCGACCACGACGCTGTGGTCGCGACCTTCCGCGCGGCTCCGCAGCTGAGTCGACGTCTCGGATCGCGGCGGTGA
- a CDS encoding ATP-binding protein, translated as MTNPNIFIFGKPGRGKSALVKAFILRMVRFGYRGLVLGDVKDEYEGLSRALGVEPFRIGPGLTGRVNPLDVGPLGDGWSNLDAAEQRRRVTVITGRWLTLLRGLAGSQAVPFGPTEERVLTRVLRELVGWEQGATQLAPVTVPEVWAVLDGPTSSLVRDTRHADRQHFLDDTRLLRDALGALCDGSLRGMFDGPSTVHPDWRAPIQTLSLRALHDTGNQAAVGIALMCLNSWGQAMRELAGPGDHRIVLRDEAWLQTRLSLDAVMSLDANLRLSRRDGDVQVVTYHKPSDPLSAGDSGSQAAQIARDLLHLSDIRVLMGQDGEVASELGNLLGLTRMQQDVVTGWAMQEKGRALWLVGDRKFKVQTLLTPLEQRLTYTNDAVAG; from the coding sequence GTGACGAACCCGAACATCTTCATCTTCGGCAAGCCGGGACGCGGCAAGTCGGCGTTGGTGAAGGCATTCATCCTGCGCATGGTCCGGTTCGGTTACCGCGGGCTCGTCCTGGGGGATGTCAAGGACGAGTACGAGGGTCTCTCGCGAGCGTTGGGTGTCGAGCCCTTTCGCATCGGCCCGGGTCTGACCGGTCGGGTCAACCCGCTCGATGTCGGGCCGCTGGGTGATGGTTGGAGCAACCTGGACGCCGCCGAGCAGCGGCGCCGCGTCACGGTGATCACCGGCCGCTGGCTGACCCTGCTCCGCGGACTGGCCGGCTCGCAGGCCGTCCCCTTCGGGCCGACCGAGGAACGGGTCCTGACGCGCGTCCTTCGTGAGCTGGTCGGTTGGGAGCAGGGGGCTACGCAGCTGGCACCGGTCACGGTGCCGGAGGTATGGGCGGTGCTCGACGGTCCGACTTCGAGCCTGGTGCGGGACACCCGGCATGCAGACCGGCAGCACTTCCTCGATGACACCCGACTCCTGCGTGACGCCCTGGGGGCGCTGTGCGACGGCTCGCTACGCGGCATGTTCGACGGCCCGTCCACCGTGCACCCGGACTGGCGTGCGCCTATCCAGACGCTCTCGCTGCGAGCGCTGCACGACACGGGCAACCAGGCAGCGGTGGGCATCGCCCTGATGTGTCTCAACTCCTGGGGCCAGGCCATGCGGGAGCTGGCAGGGCCGGGGGATCACCGCATCGTGCTTCGTGATGAGGCGTGGCTGCAGACCCGTCTCAGCCTGGATGCCGTCATGTCGTTGGACGCCAACCTCCGCCTGTCACGACGAGACGGCGACGTGCAGGTCGTGACGTACCACAAGCCCTCCGACCCGCTCTCTGCCGGAGACAGCGGTAGCCAGGCTGCCCAGATCGCCCGAGACCTTCTCCACCTCTCCGACATCCGAGTGCTGATGGGGCAAGACGGCGAGGTGGCGAGCGAACTCGGGAACCTCCTTGGGCTGACCCGCATGCAACAGGACGTCGTCACCGGCTGGGCCATGCAGGAGAAGGGCCGTGCGCTCTGGCTCGTGGGCGATCGCAAGTTCAAGGTCCAGACCCTCCTGACCCCGCTCGAGCAGCGTCTGACCTACACCAACGACGCCGTGGCTGGGTGA
- a CDS encoding SCO6880 family protein, with product MTVYGATAARERPGWFLGLTGPQLVGVVLGAAPAWASVATGEWATLLVTIPTWLATVALVCIPIRGWSAWQWCGVVARHTWGVVSGWATFQPRIAAGDVAVDPAHHAPHHLDLDDADLPGVLSTLSVHAVRGPAGQEHGLALVQDHARRTWAVTARLTHPGIGLSDESSRALMGAGLSALLEAVAGGDAVRLLALHVRATPETRADREAWVRTHVNSHEPELSAAVHQQLNALTASAAVRHEAYLSVVVTDRQLAKGARRSGRGVEGRARLLQPLLAEVEGYLLGATGCVKVRWLSREELAVAVRSGFEPGDAGGLADALAAPRDERGAATVWAAAGPTSATVALRSYRHGDWVSCSSTLLLPRNGALMGALARVLVPDKAGERRSMTVLLRPVGRRAAQRTTERSETSAAMGAELRRRIGRDDRARDRRAAARLRDADEKIERGRSLVKVGIVATTTVPASWDSHDAGRRLDAAARMCGFVPVSLDGAQDAAFAVAALPLGSGLPDARGRS from the coding sequence ATGACCGTGTACGGCGCGACTGCGGCGCGGGAGCGACCGGGGTGGTTCCTCGGCCTCACCGGACCCCAGCTCGTGGGAGTGGTCCTGGGGGCTGCCCCCGCGTGGGCCTCGGTGGCGACGGGGGAGTGGGCGACGCTGCTGGTGACGATCCCGACCTGGCTGGCGACCGTCGCCCTGGTGTGCATTCCGATTCGCGGCTGGTCGGCCTGGCAGTGGTGCGGCGTGGTCGCCCGGCACACCTGGGGAGTGGTGAGCGGCTGGGCGACGTTCCAACCGCGGATCGCGGCAGGAGACGTGGCGGTGGATCCTGCTCACCACGCACCTCACCACCTCGATCTGGACGATGCGGACCTCCCCGGGGTGCTGAGCACGCTCAGCGTCCACGCGGTGCGCGGCCCCGCCGGTCAAGAGCACGGTCTCGCCCTGGTGCAGGACCACGCCCGGCGCACCTGGGCCGTGACCGCGCGTCTGACCCACCCCGGCATCGGACTGAGCGACGAGTCGTCGCGGGCCCTGATGGGAGCCGGCCTTTCCGCGCTGCTTGAAGCCGTCGCTGGCGGTGACGCCGTCCGGCTCCTGGCGCTCCACGTGCGAGCCACGCCTGAGACGCGCGCCGACCGGGAGGCATGGGTCCGCACACACGTCAACAGTCACGAGCCGGAGCTCTCGGCGGCTGTTCACCAGCAGTTGAATGCGCTGACTGCGTCCGCAGCGGTACGTCATGAGGCCTACCTGAGCGTGGTCGTCACCGATCGTCAGCTGGCTAAAGGTGCCCGTCGGTCGGGTCGCGGCGTCGAGGGCCGTGCTCGACTTCTCCAGCCGCTGTTGGCCGAGGTCGAAGGGTATCTCCTCGGGGCGACCGGGTGCGTGAAGGTCCGGTGGCTCTCGCGTGAGGAACTGGCAGTCGCTGTGCGCAGCGGGTTCGAGCCCGGTGACGCGGGGGGACTTGCCGACGCGCTCGCTGCGCCGAGGGACGAGCGAGGTGCGGCCACCGTCTGGGCAGCGGCCGGACCCACCAGCGCGACCGTCGCGCTGCGCAGCTACCGCCACGGCGACTGGGTCTCCTGCAGCTCGACCCTCTTGCTGCCCCGCAACGGTGCCTTGATGGGTGCGCTCGCCCGCGTGCTCGTCCCAGACAAGGCCGGGGAGCGCAGGAGCATGACTGTCCTGCTGCGCCCGGTCGGGCGGCGCGCAGCGCAACGCACCACCGAGCGCTCCGAGACCTCGGCGGCCATGGGGGCCGAGCTGCGACGGAGGATCGGCCGCGACGACCGGGCACGCGACCGCCGCGCGGCGGCGCGACTACGAGACGCCGACGAGAAGATCGAGCGCGGCCGGTCCCTGGTCAAGGTCGGGATCGTCGCCACGACGACCGTGCCGGCGTCGTGGGACAGCCACGACGCTGGACGACGACTCGACGCTGCCGCCCGCATGTGCGGCTTCGTCCCGGTGTCACTCGACGGGGCGCAGGACGCGGCCTTCGCGGTCGCGGCACTGCCGCTCGGATCCGGCCTTCCCGATGCTCGGGGCCGGTCATGA
- a CDS encoding type IV secretion system protein, with protein MSSWIVPLIDLNPFSWLGEAASEGLADGFTSMMMALWSASLWLLTTVFKLLDRFTTPDVTDPGLRGLYGATLWISAVVALLIGLGQIGLAAIRRDGRPLGTLLAGVAQYAAALAGWIVVAAGVITSSAAVASGLLDQLVGVDAFAGFPAGAGWEVKASGVVESTVLGICGLFVLIPASFGYLVIMLVREAALLVLTATMPIAAAGALGEGTRRWMWTAVRWFLAACLTSPLLALVLGLGVRIGEASLATTATEDATSSIGMAVVGCVTMLVACVCPMALFRLLAFVDPGTASGATMRSSLAANGGISGLFGTQRASGGDPAAATQPAPDGRSSSESAADASTSGRFGGVLSGVPSAGVAVGSVIRQVAETGRRGAALSVDVLGQSGVGHQGYYDTSSPGPSAGRRPRHPATLPGGTGGKSSTVAAEGHAAEAAEAAEFLA; from the coding sequence ATGAGCAGTTGGATCGTCCCCCTGATCGACCTGAACCCGTTCAGCTGGCTGGGGGAGGCCGCCTCCGAAGGACTCGCGGACGGCTTCACCTCGATGATGATGGCGCTCTGGTCAGCGAGCCTCTGGCTGCTCACCACCGTCTTCAAGCTGCTGGACCGGTTCACCACTCCCGACGTCACCGATCCCGGGCTGCGGGGTCTCTACGGCGCGACGCTCTGGATCTCGGCGGTCGTCGCCCTCCTGATCGGACTGGGCCAGATCGGCCTCGCCGCGATCCGTCGAGATGGCCGGCCGTTGGGGACGCTCCTCGCCGGGGTCGCTCAGTACGCCGCCGCCCTGGCCGGCTGGATTGTGGTCGCGGCAGGAGTCATCACCAGCAGCGCCGCCGTTGCCAGCGGCCTCCTCGACCAGCTCGTCGGTGTCGACGCCTTCGCTGGATTCCCCGCAGGGGCCGGTTGGGAGGTCAAGGCCAGCGGAGTCGTGGAATCCACGGTGCTCGGGATCTGTGGACTGTTCGTCCTCATCCCGGCGTCCTTCGGCTATCTCGTGATCATGCTGGTGCGCGAGGCCGCGCTGCTGGTGCTGACCGCAACCATGCCCATCGCGGCTGCGGGCGCCCTCGGCGAGGGAACCCGCCGGTGGATGTGGACGGCTGTGCGCTGGTTCCTGGCCGCCTGCCTCACCTCCCCACTGCTCGCGCTGGTCCTCGGCCTCGGAGTTCGCATCGGCGAAGCATCGCTGGCGACCACGGCCACGGAAGACGCAACGTCCAGCATCGGCATGGCCGTCGTGGGCTGCGTGACCATGCTGGTGGCCTGCGTTTGTCCGATGGCGCTGTTTCGGCTTCTTGCGTTCGTGGACCCCGGGACGGCCTCGGGCGCCACGATGCGGTCCTCCCTGGCTGCGAACGGGGGTATCTCGGGCCTGTTCGGTACGCAGCGAGCCTCTGGCGGTGATCCGGCTGCCGCGACCCAGCCTGCGCCCGACGGGCGGAGCAGCTCGGAGTCCGCGGCCGACGCGAGCACGTCCGGCCGGTTCGGAGGCGTGCTGTCCGGTGTCCCGAGCGCCGGCGTTGCGGTCGGTTCGGTCATCCGGCAGGTGGCGGAGACCGGTCGGCGGGGCGCGGCGCTGAGTGTCGATGTACTCGGACAGTCGGGTGTCGGTCACCAGGGTTACTACGACACCTCGTCTCCGGGACCCAGCGCCGGTCGTCGCCCGCGCCACCCGGCCACGCTGCCGGGCGGGACCGGCGGGAAGTCGTCGACCGTCGCGGCGGAGGGCCACGCGGCCGAGGCAGCTGAGGCCGCGGAGTTCCTCGCATGA
- a CDS encoding IS256 family transposase — translation MTAPHIVDPAGLLGEALAEASPDLMRSLLQSIINALLCADADAVVGAEWGRPSASRTTQRNGYRHRDLDTRVGTIDVAIPKLRKGTYFPEWLLERRKRAESALITVVADCYLAGVSTRRMDKLVKTLGIDGLSKSQVSRMAADLDSIVEDFRHRPLGDAGPFTFLTADALTMKVREGGRVINAVVLLATGVNNDGHREVLGMRVATAETGAAWNEFFADLVARGLTGVRLVTSDAHAGLREAIAANLSGTSWQRCRTHYAFNLMSVTPKSMWPAVKAMLHSVYDQPDAAAVQAQFDRLLDYVEAKLPAVHDHLDRARADLLSFTAFPKEIWTQIWSNNPTERLNKEIRRRTDAVGIFPNRDAIVRLVGAVLAEQTDEWAEGRRYLGLDVLARSRMNIVPGVEPEIGADDLPALTA, via the coding sequence ATGACCGCTCCGCACATTGTCGACCCTGCTGGCCTGCTCGGCGAAGCCCTCGCTGAGGCTTCGCCCGATCTGATGCGCAGCCTGCTGCAGTCGATCATCAATGCCTTGCTCTGCGCTGATGCCGACGCCGTCGTCGGTGCCGAGTGGGGCCGCCCCTCGGCCTCCCGGACAACGCAGCGCAACGGCTACCGCCACCGCGACCTGGACACCCGGGTCGGCACGATCGACGTGGCGATTCCCAAGCTCCGCAAAGGCACCTACTTCCCCGAGTGGCTCCTCGAGCGCCGCAAGCGCGCAGAGTCCGCGCTGATCACCGTGGTGGCCGACTGCTACCTCGCCGGCGTCAGCACCCGGCGCATGGACAAGCTGGTCAAGACGCTCGGCATCGACGGGCTGTCGAAGTCCCAGGTCTCCCGGATGGCGGCCGACCTGGACTCGATCGTCGAAGACTTCCGCCACCGCCCGCTGGGCGACGCAGGACCGTTCACGTTCCTCACCGCCGACGCGCTCACCATGAAGGTCCGCGAGGGCGGCCGCGTCATCAATGCCGTCGTGCTCCTGGCCACTGGGGTGAACAACGATGGCCACCGCGAAGTGCTCGGCATGCGGGTCGCGACCGCCGAAACCGGAGCGGCGTGGAACGAGTTCTTCGCCGACCTTGTCGCCCGCGGGCTGACCGGGGTCCGCCTCGTCACCAGCGACGCCCACGCCGGACTGCGTGAGGCGATTGCCGCCAACCTCTCCGGAACCAGCTGGCAGCGGTGCCGCACCCACTACGCGTTCAACCTCATGAGCGTGACCCCGAAGAGCATGTGGCCCGCGGTCAAAGCGATGCTGCACAGCGTCTACGACCAGCCCGACGCCGCCGCGGTCCAGGCACAGTTCGACCGACTGCTCGACTACGTCGAAGCCAAGCTCCCTGCGGTGCACGACCACCTCGACCGCGCCCGAGCAGACCTACTGTCCTTCACCGCGTTCCCGAAGGAGATCTGGACCCAGATCTGGTCCAACAACCCGACCGAGCGGCTGAACAAGGAGATCCGGCGCCGCACCGACGCGGTCGGTATCTTCCCCAACCGCGACGCCATCGTCCGGCTCGTTGGCGCCGTCCTGGCCGAACAGACCGACGAATGGGCAGAAGGACGCCGCTACCTCGGACTCGACGTCCTGGCCCGCTCCCGAATGAACATCGTCCCCGGCGTCGAACCCGAGATCGGAGCTGATGACCTACCCGCACTGACCGCCTGA
- a CDS encoding helix-turn-helix domain-containing protein, with translation MSSPTETIVDGGILTIDQAAAYLAIPKATLYTWRTRRAGYGPPAMKFGGCLRYRRTDLDAWVAQHVEGHDGAPVSPPAPDNGGESLSRASRPRDS, from the coding sequence ATGAGCAGCCCGACTGAGACCATCGTCGACGGTGGGATCTTGACCATCGACCAGGCGGCCGCCTACCTGGCCATACCCAAGGCGACGCTCTACACATGGCGGACCCGACGCGCCGGCTACGGCCCGCCCGCCATGAAGTTTGGCGGCTGTCTTCGCTACCGGCGCACGGACCTGGATGCCTGGGTAGCGCAGCACGTCGAAGGTCACGACGGCGCTCCGGTTTCACCGCCCGCGCCGGATAACGGCGGTGAGTCGCTGTCGCGAGCCAGCCGTCCGCGCGACTCCTAG
- a CDS encoding tyrosine-type recombinase/integrase codes for MTATGTTKAAAERALRAKLVHRQTPTTGGTLSRETTLAQLTQEWVSFLRSEGRIEQSTVNEYQRVLDNVILPKLGSLRLRELSTSRLERFLVGLRSVSPSRQRKAKVVLSAALGMAVRHDVLMVNPVQQTSRIQRERSATRSLTTEELREVSKALDRWEATQRPGPQASTDMRDIVDLMLATGARIGEILALRWTEVDLDATPPRLTITGTIKTEPGKGTYRKPSPKTDASLRTLSLPDFGVAVLRRRQQEHSGNPLDAVFPTRNGTWQQVTNVERRWRQIRKDTSVQWVTPHTFRKTVATLIAEAVDAETAAQQLGHTSPDITREFYIAKPAIAADVAHVLAGLKRS; via the coding sequence GTGACCGCGACCGGCACCACGAAGGCCGCGGCCGAGCGCGCGCTCCGAGCCAAGCTGGTCCATCGACAGACCCCGACAACCGGCGGCACCCTCAGCCGGGAGACGACGTTGGCTCAACTGACGCAGGAGTGGGTCAGTTTCCTGCGCAGTGAAGGAAGGATCGAGCAGAGCACCGTCAATGAGTACCAACGCGTCCTCGACAACGTCATCCTCCCGAAGTTGGGCAGTCTCCGGCTACGAGAACTGTCGACCAGTCGGCTCGAACGGTTCTTGGTTGGCCTGCGTTCGGTCAGCCCCAGCCGACAGCGCAAAGCGAAGGTCGTGCTCAGCGCGGCGCTCGGGATGGCGGTTCGGCACGACGTGTTGATGGTGAATCCGGTCCAGCAGACATCCCGTATCCAACGGGAGAGGTCGGCGACGCGTTCTCTCACCACCGAGGAACTGCGCGAGGTCAGTAAAGCCCTCGATCGCTGGGAGGCGACGCAGCGCCCCGGTCCTCAGGCCTCGACCGACATGCGCGACATCGTCGACCTGATGCTGGCCACCGGCGCCCGGATCGGCGAGATCCTCGCACTGCGATGGACCGAGGTCGACCTCGACGCGACGCCCCCACGACTCACCATCACTGGGACGATCAAGACCGAACCGGGCAAGGGCACGTACCGCAAGCCAAGCCCCAAGACCGACGCGAGCCTCCGGACCCTGTCGCTACCTGACTTCGGTGTAGCGGTCCTCCGACGACGCCAGCAAGAGCACTCGGGCAACCCGCTCGACGCGGTCTTCCCCACTCGCAACGGGACCTGGCAGCAGGTCACCAACGTCGAGCGGCGGTGGCGACAGATCCGTAAGGACACCTCCGTCCAGTGGGTCACCCCGCACACGTTCCGCAAGACGGTCGCGACCCTGATCGCCGAAGCTGTCGACGCCGAAACCGCAGCGCAGCAGCTCGGTCACACCTCCCCCGACATCACCCGGGAGTTCTACATCGCGAAGCCGGCCATCGCCGCCGACGTCGCCCACGTCCTAGCCGGACTGAAGCGGTCATAG
- the der gene encoding ribosome biogenesis GTPase Der, giving the protein MSEVLGPVPVLAVVGRPNVGKSTLVNRIIGRREAVVEDVPGVTRDRVSYDATWAGRAFTVVDTGGWDPDARGLALSIAAQAEVAVSLADAVLFVVDATVGITDADEAVVRILRKSGRPVVLAANKVDDARTEAEAYGLWNLGLGEPYPVSALHGRGSGDMLDAILAALPEPPPEQEPEVGGPRRIAIVGKPNVGKSSLLNRLAGEERVVVDNVAGTTVDPVDELVELGGRQWRFIDTAGIRKRVKEASGHEYYASLRTSTAIDRAEVAVLVLDGSQSISEQDVRILQTVREAGRALVIAFNKWDLVDEERRYYLEREIERELVQVQWAPRINVTARTGWHVDRLVPALDKALEGWETRIGTGALNTFLGRLVSEHPHPVRGGKQPKILFGTQASTAPPTFILFTSGKLEASYERYVERRLREEFGFVGTPIVLQQRPREKRKR; this is encoded by the coding sequence ATGAGCGAGGTCCTCGGACCCGTCCCCGTCCTGGCGGTCGTCGGCCGCCCCAACGTCGGGAAGTCGACGCTGGTCAACCGCATCATCGGTCGCCGTGAGGCGGTCGTCGAAGACGTCCCGGGCGTGACCCGCGACCGGGTGTCGTACGACGCCACCTGGGCCGGCCGCGCCTTCACCGTCGTCGACACCGGCGGCTGGGACCCCGACGCGCGCGGGCTGGCCCTGTCCATCGCCGCCCAGGCCGAGGTCGCCGTCAGCCTCGCCGACGCGGTGCTGTTCGTGGTCGACGCCACGGTCGGCATCACCGACGCCGACGAGGCGGTCGTGCGGATCCTCCGCAAGTCCGGCCGACCGGTCGTGCTCGCCGCGAACAAGGTTGACGACGCCCGCACCGAGGCCGAGGCGTACGGCCTGTGGAACCTCGGGCTCGGCGAGCCGTACCCCGTCTCCGCGCTGCACGGGCGCGGCTCGGGCGACATGCTCGACGCGATCCTCGCCGCGCTGCCGGAGCCGCCGCCGGAGCAGGAGCCCGAGGTGGGCGGCCCGCGGCGGATCGCGATCGTCGGCAAGCCGAACGTCGGGAAGTCCTCGCTGCTCAACCGGCTGGCGGGGGAGGAGCGCGTCGTCGTCGACAACGTCGCCGGCACCACCGTGGACCCCGTGGACGAGCTGGTCGAGCTCGGCGGGCGGCAGTGGCGCTTCATCGACACCGCGGGCATCCGCAAGCGGGTCAAGGAGGCGTCGGGCCACGAGTACTACGCCTCGCTGCGAACCAGCACCGCCATCGACCGCGCCGAGGTCGCCGTGCTCGTCCTCGACGGGTCGCAGTCGATCTCCGAGCAGGACGTCCGCATCCTCCAGACCGTCCGCGAGGCCGGCCGCGCGCTGGTGATCGCGTTCAACAAGTGGGACCTCGTCGACGAGGAGCGCCGCTACTACCTCGAGCGCGAGATCGAGCGCGAGCTCGTCCAGGTCCAGTGGGCGCCGCGGATCAACGTGACCGCCCGCACCGGCTGGCACGTGGACCGGCTCGTCCCCGCCCTGGACAAGGCGCTCGAGGGCTGGGAGACCCGGATCGGCACCGGCGCGCTGAACACCTTCCTCGGCCGGCTCGTCTCCGAGCACCCGCACCCGGTGCGCGGCGGCAAGCAGCCGAAGATCCTGTTCGGCACCCAGGCCTCCACCGCCCCGCCGACGTTCATCCTCTTCACCAGCGGCAAGCTCGAGGCCTCCTACGAGCGGTACGTCGAGCGCCGGCTGCGCGAGGAGTTCGGCTTCGTCGGCACGCCGATCGTGCTCCAGCAGCGGCCGCGGGAGAAGCGCAAGCGCTGA
- a CDS encoding lysophospholipid acyltransferase family protein, whose amino-acid sequence MTRPASAAHLERPRSDGVPHPARSLLHSARPAARWLVRRRNHVEVHGAAEVPARGPVIFAANHIGVADGPLLAAFAPRPVHALTKVEMFEGRMGRFLTASGQIPVDRFHPDPRAVRTCLRVLRDGGAVGVFPEGRRGAGELDRFHRGAAYLALVSGAPVVPTTFFGTRAPGAHMGELPPRGGRVAVCFGTPWQVPATPFPRTREQVGQASLFLREHMLVQQDRARRSTGLELPGPLPATDVEPDPATGVTEQGAP is encoded by the coding sequence GTGACCCGGCCGGCGTCGGCCGCCCACCTCGAGCGGCCGCGCAGCGACGGCGTCCCGCACCCGGCGCGCTCCCTCCTCCACTCGGCGCGCCCGGCCGCCCGCTGGCTGGTGCGCCGCCGCAACCACGTCGAGGTGCACGGTGCCGCCGAGGTCCCCGCCCGCGGGCCGGTGATCTTCGCGGCCAACCACATCGGGGTCGCCGACGGCCCGCTCCTCGCGGCGTTCGCCCCGCGGCCGGTGCACGCCCTGACCAAGGTCGAGATGTTCGAGGGCCGGATGGGCCGCTTCCTGACGGCCTCCGGACAGATCCCGGTCGACCGGTTCCACCCCGACCCGCGCGCGGTCCGGACCTGCCTGCGGGTGCTCCGCGACGGCGGTGCGGTCGGCGTCTTCCCCGAGGGACGACGCGGCGCCGGCGAGCTGGACCGCTTCCATCGCGGCGCGGCGTACCTCGCCCTGGTCTCGGGAGCCCCCGTCGTCCCCACCACCTTCTTCGGGACCCGCGCCCCCGGCGCGCACATGGGAGAGCTGCCGCCTCGCGGCGGCCGGGTCGCGGTGTGCTTCGGCACACCGTGGCAGGTCCCAGCCACGCCCTTCCCGCGCACGCGGGAACAGGTCGGGCAGGCCTCGTTGTTCCTGCGGGAGCACATGCTGGTCCAGCAGGACCGCGCACGCAGGTCGACCGGGCTGGAGCTGCCTGGTCCGTTGCCCGCCACCGATGTCGAACCCGACCCCGCCACCGGGGTCACCGAGCAAGGAGCACCATGA